The Vicia villosa cultivar HV-30 ecotype Madison, WI linkage group LG1, Vvil1.0, whole genome shotgun sequence genome includes a region encoding these proteins:
- the LOC131616721 gene encoding protein PHR1-LIKE 1-like: protein MSSSYPSSSMRATSINSNNRTAGHMFSNPAELLDNISFSPASEMHSMPFPQESDAVSWGTELFDDMLPFSDNVPIQNDHVGYSGGSDVLGGNAKPTEFKEWVDQLMSVDDDDSLNPNWNELLGDNNMAEPLAKENQFSLQEAQVSLQQYVTSNEVSLQENQVLPQENQVSLQQYLPNSSGSTTSQSKPRMRWTPELHEAFVEAVNQLGGSEKATPKGVLNLMKVEGLTIYHVKSHLQKYRTARYKPEASEGIPEKLTSIEEMPPIDLKTPKGITEALRLQMELQKRLHEQLEIQRNLQIQIENQGKHLQMMFEQQLKSSEPSAPSSSAALPSPVENLENSNEGHEKIGINCSTPDTCAEQKADDAKVTDELDQLSAPPTKRAKTD from the exons ATGTCGTCGTCTTATCCGTCGTCCTCGATGCGAGCGACGTCGATTAATTCCAACAACAGGACTGCCGGACACATGTTTTCGAACCCTGCTGAGCTACTTGATAACATCTCGTTTTcgcctgcttcggaaatgcattctATGCCGTTTCCTCAAGAAAGTGATGCTGTTTCCTGGGGGACGGAGCTGTTTGACGATATGCTTCCGTTTTCGGATAATGTTCCCATCCAGAATGATCATGTGGGATACAGTGGTGGTTCGGATGTCTTGGGTGGGAATGCTAAACCGACGGAGTTTAAGGAGTGGGTTGATCAGTTGATGtcggttgatgatgatgattctcTTAATCCTAATTGGAATGAACTTCTCGGTGATAATAATATGGCAGAACCATTAGCAAAG GAGAATCAATTTTCACTGCAGGAGGCTCAAGTTTCGCTGCAGCAGTATGTAACATCTAATGAAGTTTCACTGCAGGAGAATCAAGTTTTACCGCAGGAGAATCAAGTTTCACTGCAGCAGTATCTTCCTAATTCTTCTGGATCGACTACATCACAATCTAAGCCTAGAATGCGTTGGACTCCCGAACTTCACGAGGCCTTTGTGGAAgcagtcaatcagcttggtggtAGTGAGA AGGCTACGCCAAAGGGTGTCTTGAACCTGATGAAAGTTGAGGGCCTTACCATTTATCATGTGAAAAGCCACCTGCag aaatatagAACTGCCAGATACAAACCGGAAGCATCAGAAG GAATTCCAGAGAAGTTGACTTCGATTGAAGAAATGCCGCCTATAGACTTAAAAAC GCCTAAGGGCATTACCGAAGCATTGCGGTTACAGATGGAACTCCAGAAGCGGCTTCATGAACAACTTGAG ATTCAAAGAAATCTACAGATTCAAATTGAGAACCAAGGCAAGCATCTACAGATGATGTTTGAGCAACAGCTCAAGTCGAGCGAGCCTTCTGCTCCGTCATCTAGCGCCGCACTACCTTCTCCAGTTGAAAATTTAGAAAACTCAAATGAGGGTCATGAAAAGATTGGAATCAACTGTAGCACTCCAGACACATGCGCGGAGCAAAAGGCAGATGATGCTAAAGTTACCGATGAACTTGACCAGTTATCCGCACCACCCACAAAACGAGCGAAGACTGACTAG